A portion of the Meleagris gallopavo isolate NT-WF06-2002-E0010 breed Aviagen turkey brand Nicholas breeding stock chromosome 16, Turkey_5.1, whole genome shotgun sequence genome contains these proteins:
- the LOC109370175 gene encoding uncharacterized protein LOC109370175: MTRNHFQEKLSKINQNILYHKDIIDSPRHLTTKTVKRQSGLTDKLQLALGLGHPPGLQYSLRQLWDGQPWDGKPAAGSVWFRQTSLQAELVQTALFAETQARRAIPETLTRLRQRPAVVSPTRSRPFASAAPAASGRIPAGTCSVPPGAKRAHLRNAALSHISQHRGFTRNKGRAAGLCFYKAKCRSAFNAEDRSGLNTRGGGTPGRADGTRGRTAPAVTTRENWVLKVPERRRAAGDVHVLCVCYRTCAGLRVTRTRLVLNHCSHKTRNHSSL; this comes from the exons ATGACCAGAAACCATTTCCAGGAGAAGCTTTCCAAAATTAATCAGAATATTCTCTACCATAAAGATATCATTGACAGCCCAAGGCACCTGACAACAAAGACTGTA AAGCGGCAAAGCGGGCTTACAGATAAACTCCAGCTGGCGCTGGGGCTCGGGCACCCGCCGGGGCTGCAATACAGCCTGAGGCAGCTCTGGGACGGCCAACCGTGGGACGGAAAACCGGCCGCGGGCTCCGTTTGGTTCAGACAAACCTCGCTGCAGGCGGAGCTCGTTCAGACCGCTCTGTTTGCTGAAACACAAGCACGCAGAGCCATCCCGGAGACGCTGACACGTCTCCGACAGCGCCCCGCTGTCGTCTCACCGACCCGCTCCCGGCCCTTCGCCTCAGCGGCACCGGCCGCTTCAGGGCGGATCCCAGCGGGCACCTGCAGCGTCCCGCCCGGAGCGAAAAGAGCACACCTGAGGAACGCGGCTCTCTCCCACATCTCGCAGCACCGAGGTTTTACACGGAATAAGGGCCGGGCAGCGGGACTGTGTTTTTACAAAGCGAAATGCCGGTCGGCATTTAACGC GGAAGACCGCTCCGGCCTAAACACGCGAGGCGGAGGGACGCCTGGCCGCGCAGACGGGACGCGCGGCAGGACGGCGCC TGCTGTAACAACACGGGAGAACTGGGTGCTAAAAGTTCCAGAGCGCCGGCGTGCCGCGGGTGACGTTCACGTCCTGTGTGTCTGCTACCGCACGTGTGCGGGGCTGCGAGTCACCCGAACGAGGCTGGTGCTTAACCACTGTAGCCACAAGACACGGAATCACAGCTCTCTTTAG